The region CGAAAAAGCTTTTTAACCCAGACCTTGATCGTAGCGAACTGAACGAAGACAACGCTACTGATATCTATCAATCATTAAGTGAGCTGAAAGGCAGTGCGCTTAAAGTTGCCCAGATGCTAAGCATGGACAAAAACCTGCTGCCGCAGGCGTATGTAGATAAGTTCACTCAATCGCAATATAATGCCCCTCCGTTATCAGGCCCGCTGATTGTACAGACATTTAAAAAATACTTTGGCAAAACACCTGATCAGATATATGATAAATTCAATATCCGTTCTACCAATGCTGCATCAATCGGACAGGTGCATGAGGCAGAACTAAATGGTAAAAAACTCGCTGTTAAGATCCAGTACCCTGGTGTTGGCGACTCTATCTCATCTGACCTGAAGCTTATCAAACCCTTCGCTTTCCGTATGCTGGGCATGAGCGAAAAGGAGCTTGACATTTACATGCGTGAGGTAGAAGAACGCCTGCTTGAAGAAACCGATTACGAACTGGAGGTACGACGTTCCATACAGTTTAGCGAAGCGTGCAGCGTACTTGATAACGTTGTGTTCCCCAAGTATTATCCGGAGCTATCCAGTAAGCGTATTATTACCATGGATTGGCTGGAAGGTAAGCACCTGAGAGAGTTTCTGGCCACTAATCCGTCGCAGGAATTGCGGGACACTATTGGCCAGGCGTTATGGGATTTCTATAACTTTCAGCAGCACGAACTTCGCGCCGTACACGCCGACCCTCACCCGGGCAATTTTATGATAACTCCTGATGGCAAACTGGGTGTGATTGACTTTGGCTGTATTAAGGTAATGCCTGATGATTTCTACTATCCCTTCTTT is a window of Mucilaginibacter terrenus DNA encoding:
- a CDS encoding ABC1 kinase family protein, whose amino-acid sequence is MSDNTSKEQNSIPTTKVERSAKFVKTGFKIGSNYIKHYSKKLFNPDLDRSELNEDNATDIYQSLSELKGSALKVAQMLSMDKNLLPQAYVDKFTQSQYNAPPLSGPLIVQTFKKYFGKTPDQIYDKFNIRSTNAASIGQVHEAELNGKKLAVKIQYPGVGDSISSDLKLIKPFAFRMLGMSEKELDIYMREVEERLLEETDYELEVRRSIQFSEACSVLDNVVFPKYYPELSSKRIITMDWLEGKHLREFLATNPSQELRDTIGQALWDFYNFQQHELRAVHADPHPGNFMITPDGKLGVIDFGCIKVMPDDFYYPFFSLTSTNLFDNKEDTIAAFRKLEMILPNDTPAQVEFYYGMFRQMISLFAKPYITDSFDFSDKSFFDELFGFGEKISRMPEFKQARGVKHFIYVNRTNFGLYNILHELKARVKTDTYKPHVVATA